The following proteins come from a genomic window of Lolium rigidum isolate FL_2022 chromosome 5, APGP_CSIRO_Lrig_0.1, whole genome shotgun sequence:
- the LOC124658157 gene encoding uncharacterized protein LOC124658157, with the protein MLSERGVSTICSNRKRKFRTINGVLGDLQPANPCEQEEFGSSSDSGQLVWSILSNHAASNWAESIVSLASFDEGGSIHPACTGIVVDHTKSRAYLLASLSLFRSRHDDRRINYDITPKVRLPNNQVVNGILLSHNSTLNLALVRVLPEGACVRAACLDYQQQQLESQSQVAVVQRCFSSGNLMATTGMLDGYPMGAHCEKAAAGGVLLDFLGNVVGLNCYGKEGTTFVPSSTMLEFLAGFQKACDEKRARSADNRRRLVSWWELPMKKHVLKGKAFKLKKRSPSDMSCLEGSSRMEKKQFVCHYCDPEGLSAPGDRFRRLFPGPSWPAGDDISKEAARNMIRSRGYPFPVLNDCGMRLLCNFEEEFGEDVWSKLTEEVASGMSQCVVALASFCGDKRVFACTGIIIGCSEFTTRVLTSASLVRNSDDEAKVEDNLKIEVCLPDNEHATGTLEHKNLCYNIAVITIVGSRCTQTAKIYDQLQIEPHAKVAAVGRVYESGKLIATGGTLIDKPSELDCKELKLSTCKITKAGIGGPLIDGDGNFIGMDFYGLEETPYLPRDKVLEVLRSFGAKPDTADLTNDHNPNRWPVPKPIWCYPTWHQYMGEGVKVDHRPQPM; encoded by the exons ATGCTGTCTGAGAGAGGTGTCTCCACAATATGCTCGAATAGAAAAAGGAAATTTCGCACAATAAATGGAG TGCTAGGAGATCTGCAACCTGCAAACCCTTGTGAACAAGAggaatttggcagctcaagtgatTCTGGTCAATTAGTCTGGAGCATACTCAGTAACCATGCGGCCTCTAACTGGGCCGAAAGTATTGTATCCCTTGCTTCATTTGATGAAG GGGGTTCCATACATCCTGCATGCACAGGCATAGTTGTTGATCACACTAAATCTAGGGCATATCTTCTGGCTTCATTAAGCTTGTTTAGATCTAGACATGATGATAGAAGGATCAATTACGACATAACG CCTAAAGTGCGCCTTCCGAACAATCAGGTTGTCAATGGAATTTTGTTATCCCACAACTCAACGCTTAATCTTgctcttgtccgtgtcttgccagaaGGTGCTTGTGTTCGTGCAGCATGTCTAGATTATCAGCAGCAGCAGCTTGAGTCTCAGAGTCAAGTGGCTGTTGTTCAGCGCTGCTTCAGCTCAGGAAACCTAATGGCCACCACTGGGATGTTGGATGGCTATCCAATGGGTGCTCATTGCGAAAAG GCTGCAGCTGGAGGAGTCCTCCTTGATTTTCTTGGGAACGTTGTTGGGTTGAACTGTTATGGTAAAGAAGGGACTACTTTCGTACCAAGCAGCACAATGCTTGAATTTCTGGCTGGGTTTCAGAAAGCATGCGACGAGAA GAGGGCTAGATCAGCTGATAATAGGCGTAGACTTGTCTCGTGGTGGGAGCTCCCCATGAAAAAACATGTACTGAAAGGAAAAGCATTCAAGTTGAAAAAAAGGTCCCCGTCTGATATGTCCTGTTTAGAAG GCAGCTCAAGGATGGAGAAGAAGCAGTTCGTATGTCATTACTGTGATCCAGAAGGCCTATCAG CACCTGGAGACCGTTTCAGACGTTTATTCCCTGGTCCTAGTTGGCCAGCTGGTGATGACA TATCTAAGGAGGCTGCTAGGAATATGATAAGGTCCAGAGGTTATCCCTTCCCAGTTCTCAACGATT GTGGCATGCGCCTGCTTTGTAATTTTGAAGAAGAATTTGGTGAAGATGTCTGGAGTAAACTCACAGAAGAAGTTGCTTCGGGCATGTCTCAGTGTGTTGTTGCTCTTGCTTCATTCTGTG GAGATAAAAGGGTTTTTGCTTGTACAGGCATAATTATTGGCTGCAGTGAGTTCACCACAAGAGTTCTTACTTCAGCGAGTTTGGTTAGAAATTCTGACGATGAAGCTAAGGTTGAAGACAACTTGAAG ATTGAAGTGTGCCTTCCAGATAATGAACATGCCACGGGCACATTGGAACATAAGAATTTATGTTACAACATTGCGGTCATTACCATCGTGGGTTCTCGCTGTACTCAGACAGCGAAAATATATGATCAGTTGCAAATTGAACCTCATGCGAAAGTAGCAGCTGTTGGTCGTGTCTACGAATCAGGCAAATTAATAGCCACAGGTGGGACTTTGATTGACAAGCCAAGTGAACTCGATTGCAAAGAGCTTAAGTTGTCCACTTGTAAAATCACAAAG GCTGGGATTGGAGGGCCTCTTATTGATGGTGATGGGAATTTTATCGGCATGGACTTCTACGGCTTGGAAGAAACTCCGTACCTTCCCAGGGATAAAGTGCTTGAAGTCTTGCGTAGTTTTGGTGCAAA GCCTGATACTGCTGATTTGACCAACGATCATAACCCAAACAG ATGGCCTGTGCCTAAGCCTATTTGGTGCTATCCGACATGGCACCAGTATATGGGCGAAGGTGTAAAGGTGGATCATCGACCCCAGCCTATGTAA